In Fimbriiglobus ruber, a genomic segment contains:
- a CDS encoding DUF4276 family protein, with protein sequence MTLYVVPIVEGQTEQGCVERLLNRVWYELLGQSEPLRVIEPFRGHRDDLVHTNELKLTETVEKASLKLMSKSRSDSQARRWVLILLDAENDCPKDLAPHLLAVARRTIPAAIPVSCVLAKKMLENWIVAGASTLAGVNGLPDPLPARDQFEDRSGVAWLETQLRSRNRSRKYKKTDDAKRLVDKMDLQECRVNSPSFDKLCREFEARLPQPIDPPEPTADTDPLTRPDDS encoded by the coding sequence ATGACGCTCTACGTCGTTCCCATCGTGGAGGGACAGACCGAGCAAGGCTGCGTCGAGCGGTTGCTCAACCGTGTCTGGTATGAATTGCTCGGCCAGAGCGAACCCCTTCGGGTCATCGAACCGTTCCGCGGCCACCGCGACGACCTGGTTCACACGAATGAACTGAAGCTGACGGAAACTGTAGAGAAAGCGTCATTGAAGTTGATGTCAAAATCCAGGAGCGACTCCCAGGCCCGTCGCTGGGTTCTGATTTTGCTCGATGCCGAGAACGATTGCCCAAAGGACCTCGCGCCCCACTTGCTCGCGGTGGCCAGGAGGACGATACCGGCTGCGATTCCCGTCTCCTGTGTGCTGGCGAAGAAGATGCTGGAAAACTGGATCGTCGCCGGAGCATCGACCCTCGCAGGGGTGAACGGTTTGCCCGATCCACTGCCGGCGCGAGATCAATTTGAAGACCGAAGTGGGGTCGCTTGGTTGGAGACGCAACTTCGCAGCCGAAACCGCTCCCGAAAGTACAAGAAGACGGACGACGCGAAACGGTTGGTTGACAAGATGGACCTTCAGGAATGCCGCGTCAATTCTCCGTCTTTCGACAAGCTCTGCCGGGAATTCGAAGCTCGGCTTCCGCAACCGATCGATCCTCCAGAACCGACCGCTGATACGGACCCACTTACGAGACCGGACGATTCGTGA
- a CDS encoding glucose 1-dehydrogenase: MAGKLEGKIAVITGGNSGMGLATAKRFVAEGAKVVITGRRQTELDAAVKEIGPNATGVRGDVSNLADLDRLYEVVKEKHGRVDIVFANAGVGELVPIGQVTEAHFDKLFDTNVKGLLFTVQKALPLMPDGGSIILNASIASIKGTPAFGVYSATKAAVRSFARSWTSDLKDRKIRVNALSPGPIDTPIFDGLAPTKEGVDKIKEGFVSTIPLGRIGTSDEIAKVAVFLASDDSSFVTGVELFVDGGRAQV; encoded by the coding sequence ATGGCAGGCAAACTCGAAGGCAAGATCGCCGTCATCACCGGCGGCAACAGCGGGATGGGGTTGGCGACGGCCAAGCGATTCGTCGCCGAGGGCGCCAAGGTGGTCATTACCGGCCGCCGCCAGACCGAACTCGACGCCGCGGTGAAGGAGATCGGCCCGAACGCCACCGGGGTCCGCGGGGACGTGTCGAACCTCGCCGACCTGGACCGGCTGTACGAGGTGGTGAAGGAGAAGCACGGCCGGGTCGACATCGTGTTCGCCAACGCCGGGGTCGGGGAACTCGTACCCATCGGGCAGGTCACCGAAGCCCATTTCGACAAACTGTTCGATACCAACGTGAAGGGGTTACTGTTCACCGTCCAGAAGGCATTGCCGCTGATGCCGGACGGCGGGTCGATCATCCTCAACGCCTCCATTGCGTCGATCAAGGGGACGCCGGCGTTCGGCGTGTACAGCGCGACGAAGGCGGCGGTGCGGTCGTTCGCCCGGTCCTGGACCAGTGACCTGAAGGACCGGAAGATCCGGGTGAACGCCCTGAGCCCCGGCCCGATCGATACCCCCATATTCGACGGCCTGGCCCCGACCAAAGAAGGCGTCGACAAGATCAAGGAGGGGTTCGTCAGTACCATCCCGCTGGGGCGGATCGGCACGTCCGACGAGATCGCCAAGGTGGCCGTGTTCCTCGCGTCGGACGATAGTAGTTTCGTGACCGGAGTCGAGTTGTTCGTCGACGGCGGGCGTGCCCAGGTGTGA
- a CDS encoding nicotinate phosphoribosyltransferase yields the protein MCHFRRVREYKASHFKQYPPGTRRVYSYFESRSGSVYPEVVFFGLQYFLQNYLQGQVVTREKIDAADDLFALHFGGRVFNRAGWQHILEKHGGRLPVEIRAAPEGTVVPESNVLMTVENTDDECYWLTNYLETLLVQTWYPSTVCTQSRAMKKLILSYLEKTGDPTQIAFKLHDFGFRGCTCPEQAALGGAAHLVNFLGTDNVAGLVMASRFYDEPMAGFSIPASEHSTITSWGEAHEVDAMRNMLHQYPTGLVACVSDSFDIFRACSDYWGGVLKSEVLARDGTLVVRPDSGPPPEIVPKVLELLGEKFGTTTNAKGYRVLHPKVRVIQGDGIDFAMLPKILDTMTAQKWSADNIAFGSGGGLLQKLNRDTERFAFKCASANVNGEERDVFKRPVTDGGKKSKAGRFKLVRGEQGLKTIPHTAPGDDLLSTVFRNGEVTTRTTFAAVRERAELT from the coding sequence TTGTGTCACTTCAGGCGAGTCCGAGAATACAAGGCCAGCCACTTCAAGCAGTACCCGCCGGGCACACGGCGGGTCTACTCGTATTTCGAGTCGCGGTCCGGCAGCGTTTACCCGGAAGTCGTCTTTTTCGGCCTCCAATATTTCCTGCAGAACTACCTTCAGGGGCAGGTCGTCACCCGCGAAAAGATCGACGCGGCCGACGACCTGTTCGCCCTCCACTTCGGCGGCCGGGTGTTCAACCGGGCCGGGTGGCAGCACATCCTCGAAAAGCACGGCGGCCGCCTGCCCGTCGAAATCCGCGCGGCCCCGGAGGGGACGGTCGTTCCCGAATCGAACGTGCTGATGACCGTGGAGAACACGGACGACGAGTGCTACTGGCTGACGAATTACCTCGAAACGCTCCTCGTCCAGACGTGGTACCCCTCCACCGTCTGCACGCAGAGCCGGGCCATGAAGAAGCTGATCTTGTCGTACCTGGAAAAGACCGGCGACCCGACTCAGATCGCGTTCAAGCTCCACGACTTCGGCTTCCGCGGATGTACCTGCCCCGAGCAAGCGGCGCTGGGCGGGGCGGCCCACCTGGTGAACTTCCTCGGGACGGACAACGTAGCCGGGTTGGTCATGGCCAGCCGCTTTTACGACGAACCGATGGCCGGCTTCTCGATCCCCGCTTCCGAACACTCGACGATCACCAGCTGGGGCGAGGCCCACGAAGTCGACGCCATGCGAAACATGCTCCACCAGTACCCGACCGGGTTGGTTGCGTGCGTGTCCGACAGCTTCGACATCTTCCGCGCCTGTTCCGACTACTGGGGCGGCGTGCTCAAGAGCGAAGTGCTGGCCCGCGACGGCACCCTGGTCGTGCGGCCGGACAGCGGGCCGCCGCCCGAAATCGTGCCGAAGGTTCTCGAACTCCTGGGCGAGAAATTTGGCACCACGACGAACGCCAAGGGCTACCGCGTCCTCCACCCCAAGGTCCGCGTCATCCAGGGCGACGGCATCGACTTCGCCATGCTGCCCAAGATTCTCGACACGATGACCGCCCAAAAGTGGTCGGCCGACAACATCGCGTTCGGCTCTGGCGGCGGGTTGCTCCAGAAGCTAAACCGCGACACCGAACGCTTCGCCTTCAAGTGCGCGTCGGCCAACGTCAACGGCGAGGAGCGGGACGTGTTCAAGCGCCCGGTCACGGACGGCGGGAAGAAATCGAAAGCCGGCCGGTTCAAGCTCGTCCGCGGCGAACAGGGTCTGAAAACTATTCCCCACACGGCGCCCGGCGACGATTTGCTCTCCACGGTCTTCCGGAACGGCGAAGTAACGACCCGCACGACGTTCGCTGCCGTCCGCGAGCGCGCCGAACTGACGTGA
- a CDS encoding glucose 1-dehydrogenase: MAGKLNGKVAVVTGASKGIGAAIARHLAAEGASVVVNYASSKAGADKVVAVITSKGGKGVAVGGDVSKAAEAKGIIDAAIKNYGRLDILVNNSGVYEFAPIEAVTEESFHRQFNINVLGLLLTTQAAVKHFGEGASIINIGSGVSRITPPNSAVYTGTKGAVDAITGVLAKELGPKKIRVNTINPGMVETEGTVTGGFIGSDFEKELVKQTPLGRTGRVGDIATIAVFLASDDSGWLTGEQFLATGGLR; this comes from the coding sequence ATGGCTGGCAAACTGAACGGTAAGGTCGCGGTGGTTACCGGGGCGTCGAAGGGGATCGGGGCGGCGATCGCCCGGCATCTGGCGGCAGAAGGCGCGTCGGTGGTGGTGAATTACGCTTCCAGCAAGGCCGGGGCCGACAAGGTCGTCGCGGTTATCACCAGCAAGGGCGGGAAAGGCGTGGCGGTGGGCGGCGACGTGTCCAAGGCCGCCGAGGCGAAAGGGATCATCGACGCGGCGATCAAGAACTACGGCCGTCTCGACATCCTGGTCAACAACTCTGGCGTGTACGAGTTCGCCCCGATCGAAGCCGTTACCGAGGAATCCTTCCACCGGCAGTTCAACATCAACGTCCTCGGCCTGTTGCTCACCACACAGGCGGCGGTCAAGCACTTCGGCGAGGGCGCGAGCATCATTAATATCGGGTCCGGGGTCAGTCGCATCACGCCGCCGAACAGCGCTGTGTACACCGGCACCAAGGGGGCGGTAGACGCGATCACCGGCGTGCTGGCGAAGGAACTCGGCCCGAAGAAGATCCGGGTCAACACGATCAACCCGGGCATGGTCGAGACCGAAGGCACGGTGACCGGCGGGTTCATCGGCTCGGACTTCGAAAAGGAACTCGTCAAACAGACCCCACTCGGCCGCACCGGGCGGGTCGGCGACATCGCGACCATCGCCGTGTTCCTGGCCTCGGACGACTCCGGCTGGCTCACAGGCGAGCAGTTCCTCGCAACCGGCGGCCTCCGCTAA
- a CDS encoding DUF1559 domain-containing protein, which yields MRREPRRAFTLIELLVVIAIIAILIGLLLPAVQKVRAAAARIKCSNNIKQIALACHGYHDAYQKFPYAVLDYPQGQTTTPGSYNSGWIIILPYLEQDNIAKQYNINLPRNSTVTNAAGFSNLQLEAMQIPTYTCPSMVPPSATNGGSLGTAPETRAPSSYVFSAGTPTAFQARYGTFASLACDGVILPIRNSAYSASNPNQPDLAGNTQVRITDITDGTSNTLLVGENDFMPAGVPSTEGPVWAYGYLYNWTGTYYGINKRDGSNDANFGAYRSEHTGGANFAMADGSVQFIRDSIDATTFTGLGTRAGGEVVTLP from the coding sequence ATGCGCCGCGAGCCCCGCCGCGCCTTCACGTTGATCGAGTTGTTGGTGGTGATCGCGATCATCGCGATCCTGATCGGGTTACTGTTACCCGCCGTCCAGAAAGTGCGGGCCGCCGCCGCCCGGATCAAGTGTTCCAACAACATCAAACAGATCGCCCTCGCCTGCCACGGCTACCACGACGCGTACCAGAAGTTCCCGTACGCCGTACTCGACTACCCGCAGGGCCAGACGACCACGCCCGGTTCTTACAACAGCGGGTGGATCATTATCCTGCCGTACCTGGAGCAGGACAACATCGCCAAGCAGTACAACATCAACCTGCCGCGGAATAGCACGGTCACCAACGCCGCCGGGTTTTCCAACCTCCAGCTCGAGGCGATGCAGATCCCGACCTATACCTGCCCGTCGATGGTCCCGCCGAGCGCCACGAACGGCGGGTCGCTCGGGACGGCCCCGGAGACCCGCGCCCCCTCCAGCTACGTGTTTTCGGCCGGCACCCCGACCGCCTTCCAGGCCCGGTACGGGACGTTCGCTTCGCTCGCCTGCGACGGGGTCATTCTGCCGATCCGCAACTCCGCTTACTCGGCGTCGAACCCCAACCAGCCGGACCTGGCGGGCAACACCCAGGTGCGGATAACCGACATCACCGACGGCACGTCGAACACGCTCCTCGTGGGCGAGAACGACTTCATGCCGGCCGGCGTCCCGTCGACCGAAGGCCCGGTGTGGGCCTACGGATACCTGTATAATTGGACCGGCACGTACTACGGGATCAACAAACGCGACGGGAGCAACGACGCGAACTTCGGGGCGTACCGCAGCGAGCACACCGGCGGGGCCAACTTCGCGATGGCCGACGGCTCCGTGCAGTTCATCCGGGACTCGATCGACGCCACGACGTTCACCGGCCTCGGCACCCGGGCCGGCGGCGAGGTCGTGACTTTGCCGTAG
- a CDS encoding AAA family ATPase, whose translation MSASPSNEPTEDTLAPAKPPFLRRVRIRGYKSIAFCDVTLEPLTILVGRNASGKSNFLNALSFLRDVVSVGAHEAVKRHGGRESVLCQLTDSSLISLEIEAGVQMWKEPSPFIASFAIVIAMPAEGPPDIVSECATWEDGKSTQKIGYRVEDGYVSWEGHPFDNAPDAFKNWANIWPNPDRVFLGTIGPTESLKFRECIASIETYNFHPGEIRRPQEPNPGGYLDRDGKNLASVIETTRKIDAWAIERPSRYLTDITKTTEFAEVLPSGGYETLQFRVRLNDEGSGRSIQLPAASMSDGTLRAFAALVAAFQCAPPYGPPNLVAIEEPETSLHPAAMRALVDALDEATLRTQILLTTHSADMLDNPTIRPEQVRVVQMVNGRTVIGTVDDASIQIVARKLGTLGGLERENQLEPDQDDLERQQHLSSTWKVSQG comes from the coding sequence ATGTCTGCCTCGCCAAGTAACGAACCCACAGAAGATACTCTCGCACCGGCAAAGCCGCCGTTTCTGCGTCGTGTACGGATTCGGGGCTACAAGAGCATTGCTTTTTGCGATGTCACCCTAGAACCGTTGACGATCCTCGTCGGCCGCAACGCTTCGGGGAAGAGTAACTTCCTAAATGCGCTGTCGTTTCTCCGAGACGTGGTGAGTGTGGGAGCCCACGAGGCCGTGAAACGTCACGGCGGCCGTGAGTCGGTACTCTGTCAACTGACAGATTCATCCTTGATCTCTCTGGAAATTGAAGCCGGCGTTCAGATGTGGAAGGAGCCTAGTCCTTTTATAGCGAGCTTCGCAATTGTGATCGCGATGCCAGCCGAGGGGCCGCCAGACATCGTGTCGGAGTGCGCCACCTGGGAGGACGGAAAGTCGACCCAGAAGATTGGGTACAGGGTCGAAGACGGTTATGTGTCCTGGGAAGGGCATCCATTCGATAATGCACCTGATGCGTTTAAAAACTGGGCGAATATATGGCCGAATCCGGATCGGGTGTTTCTCGGGACTATCGGGCCAACTGAGTCCTTAAAATTCCGCGAATGCATAGCATCCATCGAAACATACAACTTTCATCCCGGGGAGATCCGCCGTCCTCAGGAGCCGAACCCTGGTGGCTATCTTGACCGTGACGGCAAGAACCTCGCCAGTGTCATTGAGACCACCCGCAAAATCGACGCCTGGGCAATTGAGCGGCCGAGCCGTTATCTCACTGATATCACCAAGACAACAGAGTTTGCTGAAGTCTTGCCATCCGGTGGCTACGAGACGCTGCAATTTCGCGTGCGTCTCAACGACGAAGGCTCAGGTCGATCCATCCAACTCCCGGCCGCCAGCATGTCGGACGGTACACTGCGAGCATTCGCCGCTTTAGTCGCTGCTTTTCAATGCGCGCCGCCCTACGGTCCGCCAAATCTTGTCGCGATTGAAGAACCGGAAACCTCTCTCCACCCCGCAGCGATGCGTGCGTTGGTGGATGCCCTGGACGAGGCCACCCTGCGGACGCAAATCCTGCTCACCACACACAGCGCAGATATGTTGGATAACCCGACGATCAGGCCAGAACAGGTCCGTGTCGTGCAAATGGTGAATGGCCGCACGGTAATCGGCACGGTCGACGACGCGAGTATCCAGATCGTCGCCCGAAAACTGGGGACGCTCGGCGGACTGGAAAGAGAGAACCAGCTCGAACCCGACCAGGACGATCTCGAAAGGCAACAACACCTCTCATCGACCTGGAAGGTGTCCCAAGGATGA
- a CDS encoding TetR/AcrR family transcriptional regulator, with the protein MGRPREFDMDEALDRALEVFWRHGYEGATIPDLTAAMGINRPSLYAAFGNKEALFRKALERYRAGPIAFAREALAEPTARRVAESLLCGAVRMASDDSKPRGCIMVQAALTCGEDSEPIRRELAEGREAAVVAIRERFERAVREGDLPAETDCSALARYLATVMNGLSVQASGGATCDELRRVAELAMRAWPG; encoded by the coding sequence ATGGGACGTCCTCGCGAGTTCGACATGGACGAGGCGCTGGACCGGGCCCTGGAGGTGTTCTGGCGGCACGGTTACGAAGGCGCGACGATCCCCGACCTGACTGCGGCGATGGGGATCAATCGCCCCAGCCTGTACGCCGCCTTCGGTAACAAGGAGGCGCTGTTCCGCAAGGCACTGGAGCGATACCGCGCGGGGCCGATCGCGTTCGCCCGCGAGGCGCTGGCGGAGCCGACCGCCCGCCGCGTCGCGGAGAGCCTGCTGTGCGGGGCCGTTCGGATGGCGAGCGACGACAGCAAGCCGCGTGGGTGCATAATGGTGCAAGCCGCTTTGACGTGCGGGGAGGATTCGGAACCGATCCGGCGGGAATTGGCCGAGGGGCGGGAAGCGGCCGTTGTGGCGATCCGGGAGCGGTTTGAGCGGGCCGTGCGAGAGGGGGACCTCCCCGCGGAAACGGACTGTTCCGCCCTCGCCCGGTACCTTGCCACCGTCATGAACGGGTTGTCCGTTCAGGCGTCCGGCGGAGCGACATGCGACGAACTCCGGCGGGTCGCCGAGCTGGCCATGCGGGCGTGGCCGGGCTGA
- a CDS encoding IS630 family transposase: MAEARDGKRTVYFVDASHFVLASFLGWVWCFVRLHVRAASGRQRYNVLGALNAVTHELVTEINTTYITATSVCALLRKIAALGGSLPITLVLDNARYQRCALVEHTAKALGIELLFLPSYSPNLNLIERLWKFVKKEALNSRHHQDFKKFQEAIDHCLADLPTKHREKLATLMTHKFQTWDNVSLLDA; encoded by the coding sequence TTGGCGGAAGCCCGCGACGGTAAGCGGACGGTGTACTTCGTGGACGCGTCGCACTTCGTCTTGGCGTCGTTCCTGGGGTGGGTGTGGTGCTTCGTCCGGTTACATGTCCGGGCCGCGTCGGGACGGCAGAGGTACAACGTGCTGGGTGCGCTGAACGCGGTCACGCACGAGCTGGTGACAGAAATCAACACGACGTACATCACGGCCACCTCGGTGTGTGCGTTGCTCCGCAAGATCGCGGCCCTCGGTGGGTCATTGCCGATCACGCTGGTACTCGACAACGCCCGCTACCAGCGGTGCGCGCTGGTGGAGCACACGGCCAAGGCACTCGGGATCGAGTTGTTGTTCCTGCCGTCGTATTCGCCGAACCTGAACTTGATCGAGCGACTCTGGAAGTTCGTGAAGAAGGAGGCGTTGAACAGCCGCCACCATCAGGACTTCAAGAAGTTCCAGGAGGCCATCGACCATTGCTTGGCGGATCTGCCGACGAAACACCGAGAGAAACTGGCGACCCTGATGACCCACAAATTCCAGACGTGGGACAATGTGTCACTCCTGGACGCGTAA
- a CDS encoding ABC transporter permease: MSELPLITLLVTSLGAMNTVLSSIRARRWDMGVLRALGVTRFGLFRLIIAESLLIGVVVCVLSLGFGTMAGYCGTGVTRYINIRGGMVTPLVIPWAKLMVGFGLALGLCLMAALWPAFRTGRTEPLRLLQAGRSAT; encoded by the coding sequence TTGAGTGAGTTGCCGCTCATCACGCTCCTGGTCACATCCCTGGGTGCGATGAATACCGTCCTTTCCTCGATCCGTGCGCGGCGCTGGGACATGGGAGTTCTCCGCGCCCTGGGCGTAACCCGGTTCGGCTTGTTCCGGCTCATCATCGCCGAGTCGCTGTTGATCGGCGTGGTCGTCTGCGTGTTGAGTTTGGGGTTCGGTACGATGGCCGGTTACTGCGGAACGGGTGTGACGCGGTACATCAACATCCGCGGCGGCATGGTCACGCCCTTGGTGATCCCGTGGGCGAAACTCATGGTCGGCTTCGGGCTCGCCCTGGGCCTTTGTCTAATGGCCGCCCTCTGGCCCGCCTTCCGAACCGGGCGGACCGAACCGCTGCGGTTACTTCAAGCCGGTCGGTCTGCGACGTGA
- the hemP gene encoding hemin uptake protein HemP, translating to MPEQEANPPAPEDNEKATPPQVYQLEEWLGGQKEVMIEYAGKRYRLRVTDRGRLILTK from the coding sequence ATGCCCGAACAGGAGGCGAATCCGCCTGCCCCCGAGGACAACGAAAAGGCGACCCCGCCACAGGTCTATCAACTGGAAGAATGGCTCGGCGGTCAGAAGGAAGTGATGATCGAATACGCGGGGAAGCGATACCGCCTCCGGGTCACAGACCGCGGCCGATTGATCTTAACGAAGTGA
- a CDS encoding helix-turn-helix domain-containing protein, protein MRPQYSFPEPVVQAIADARYRHPDPRVQERMEILWLKTRNVTHSRIAELANVSRSTVQRTLRIYAAKGLDGVRSFGWKGQPSALTPHHGTIEDAFRRHPPHTAHEAARRIEDLTGVRRKASRVRQFLKEDLGMKCLKVAPIPVPPKKTVDEHARTQADFLKDGTGTEVGGSPRR, encoded by the coding sequence ATGCGTCCCCAATATTCGTTTCCCGAACCCGTGGTCCAAGCGATCGCGGACGCGCGCTATCGGCACCCGGACCCGCGTGTCCAAGAGCGGATGGAGATTCTCTGGCTCAAGACCCGGAACGTGACGCACAGTCGGATCGCGGAGTTGGCCAACGTGTCGCGCTCCACGGTGCAGCGGACCCTGCGGATCTATGCGGCGAAGGGTCTGGATGGGGTCCGATCGTTCGGCTGGAAGGGCCAACCCAGTGCGCTGACACCGCATCACGGGACGATCGAAGACGCGTTTCGCCGGCACCCGCCGCACACGGCCCACGAGGCGGCGCGGCGGATCGAGGACCTGACGGGCGTCCGACGCAAGGCGTCGCGGGTGCGCCAGTTCTTGAAAGAGGATCTGGGGATGAAATGCCTGAAGGTGGCACCCATCCCGGTGCCGCCCAAGAAAACGGTCGACGAACACGCCCGCACGCAGGCGGATTTTTTAAAAGACGGAACTGGAACCGAAGTTGGCGGAAGCCCGCGACGGTAA
- a CDS encoding ABC transporter permease → MTWSELKVAVKLVLAHARHRPGRVLLTSLSTVAAACVVVWVVSGYDSLVGQFGGMGEEYVGRYELLLLPTRGGESADGGGDMASAPGPGGFGGPRLQLSKDFLNTVRQDPDVALVEPAYETTLRAGKVGGEPAEGGRGRLAGAKSEDKQATKAKASGPIMMGGVAQQRAQNRTPTIVGTDSAVPLHTLVKGAWFDPKNAGARDGAITREAADFLGVEPGDEVVVTGFGMGKDETRIKIAAVVEQPKRLPGPRFMVGLPPTRQGVLPGGPATHALYVPTALAEKLSGAPARASYAGVVLRSGVKTDDFLTKWAERFSTATPPVDVRTPGKVDSEVENSTTFDTVRAQAYSATGISLLAALFIIFTTLSMGVDERARQFAVLRAISLTKMQIASMVAIESVMLGLLGWAGGLLAGWGLLKIMARVRPEALAEGAELGTWCVVLSGACALGGSLAASILPAWRATSVSPLEAMAPRRPVYSGRLPWVLTVAGLVLIAVNPLVVFFVPMPDTSRYIISAAAGCTTMTVGFILLVPVAVVLTERVLGPVLARLLWLNPRLLATQLSSNMWRTAGTAVAMTIGLGLFVTMQIWGYSMLGPFTPGDWAPDLVVSIGPGGVPDSDVDAVRHVPGLVADKFLPLAVKQVKFSEDVTGYKVRPSATRQDSCVMIGFDPDAALGGDSPPFKFSFVEGARDEAIAKLKKGRYCLVPDHFARESGLGVGQKFAVLPPDDPDSPLEYEIAGVVAMPGWHWLTKSGFRRGRAAGLMFCSRDVVRTDFTTGRTTLFWGTWTARPPRTRSRQPFSRSRTAASTRQPPRAAAGRGERAGQPPGALAANRRRRPSRCNRPKASEPRSGSGPTTSSGP, encoded by the coding sequence ATGACCTGGTCGGAACTCAAGGTCGCCGTGAAGTTGGTACTCGCGCACGCGCGACACCGGCCCGGGCGCGTGTTATTGACCAGTCTCTCGACGGTCGCCGCCGCCTGTGTGGTCGTCTGGGTGGTTAGCGGGTACGACTCACTGGTCGGTCAGTTCGGCGGCATGGGCGAGGAGTATGTCGGGCGGTACGAACTGCTTCTCCTCCCCACCCGGGGCGGCGAATCCGCCGACGGCGGCGGGGACATGGCATCTGCGCCCGGTCCGGGCGGATTCGGCGGACCCCGCCTTCAACTTTCCAAGGACTTCCTGAACACGGTTCGCCAGGACCCCGACGTGGCTCTCGTCGAACCCGCGTATGAAACCACGCTCAGAGCCGGAAAGGTCGGTGGCGAACCGGCGGAGGGCGGAAGGGGCAGGCTCGCCGGAGCCAAGAGCGAGGACAAGCAGGCCACGAAAGCCAAAGCCTCCGGCCCGATCATGATGGGCGGCGTCGCCCAGCAGAGGGCCCAGAACCGCACGCCGACCATCGTCGGCACAGACTCGGCCGTACCGTTGCACACACTGGTCAAAGGAGCGTGGTTCGACCCGAAGAACGCCGGGGCGCGGGACGGCGCGATCACGCGCGAGGCGGCCGACTTCCTGGGCGTGGAGCCCGGGGACGAAGTCGTCGTTACGGGATTCGGGATGGGGAAAGACGAAACGCGGATTAAAATCGCCGCCGTGGTCGAACAGCCCAAGCGGCTGCCGGGGCCCCGGTTCATGGTGGGCTTACCGCCGACGCGACAGGGGGTGCTGCCGGGCGGCCCGGCCACGCACGCCCTTTACGTGCCCACGGCGCTAGCCGAAAAGTTGAGCGGCGCCCCCGCGCGAGCCAGTTACGCTGGCGTGGTCCTGCGATCGGGTGTGAAGACAGACGACTTCTTGACCAAGTGGGCGGAGCGGTTTTCGACCGCCACCCCACCGGTCGATGTCCGCACGCCCGGGAAGGTGGACAGCGAAGTCGAGAACAGCACCACGTTCGACACCGTTCGCGCCCAGGCTTACTCCGCGACGGGCATCTCGTTGCTGGCCGCCCTGTTCATCATTTTCACGACGTTGAGCATGGGCGTGGACGAGCGCGCCCGCCAGTTCGCCGTGCTTCGTGCGATCTCTTTGACCAAAATGCAGATCGCGTCGATGGTGGCGATCGAGAGCGTGATGCTGGGCCTCCTCGGGTGGGCCGGCGGTCTGCTCGCCGGGTGGGGGCTCCTCAAAATCATGGCCCGCGTCCGACCAGAAGCGCTAGCCGAGGGTGCCGAACTCGGTACGTGGTGCGTGGTCCTCTCGGGCGCGTGCGCGCTGGGCGGGTCGCTCGCCGCATCAATCCTACCCGCGTGGCGGGCGACGAGTGTGAGCCCGCTGGAGGCGATGGCCCCCCGGCGGCCCGTTTACTCCGGCCGGCTGCCGTGGGTGCTGACGGTCGCGGGGTTGGTGTTGATCGCTGTCAACCCGCTGGTCGTGTTCTTCGTGCCGATGCCGGACACCTCGCGGTACATCATTTCGGCCGCGGCCGGCTGCACGACGATGACCGTCGGGTTCATCCTGCTCGTCCCGGTCGCGGTCGTCCTGACCGAGCGAGTTCTCGGCCCCGTTCTGGCCCGTCTCCTTTGGCTGAACCCCCGGCTCCTCGCCACGCAACTGTCATCCAACATGTGGCGGACGGCCGGCACGGCGGTCGCCATGACGATCGGCCTGGGCCTCTTTGTCACCATGCAGATCTGGGGCTACTCGATGTTGGGCCCGTTCACCCCGGGCGATTGGGCGCCCGACCTGGTCGTCTCCATCGGGCCGGGCGGCGTCCCCGATTCCGATGTTGACGCGGTGCGGCATGTGCCGGGGCTCGTCGCGGACAAATTCCTCCCGCTGGCCGTCAAGCAGGTGAAGTTCTCCGAAGACGTGACCGGCTACAAGGTGCGGCCGTCGGCGACCCGCCAGGACAGCTGCGTGATGATCGGCTTCGATCCGGACGCGGCCCTGGGAGGTGACAGCCCGCCGTTCAAGTTCTCGTTCGTCGAGGGCGCCCGGGACGAGGCGATCGCCAAGTTGAAGAAAGGCCGTTACTGTCTGGTGCCCGACCACTTCGCCCGGGAGTCGGGTCTGGGCGTGGGCCAGAAATTCGCGGTGCTTCCGCCCGACGATCCCGATTCGCCGCTGGAGTACGAAATCGCCGGGGTGGTCGCGATGCCCGGCTGGCACTGGTTGACGAAGTCCGGCTTCCGCCGCGGGCGGGCGGCTGGCCTGATGTTCTGTTCCCGTGATGTCGTGCGGACCGATTTCACCACCGGCCGCACCACGCTCTTCTGGGGAACATGGACGGCACGGCCACCGAGGACGAGATCAAGGCAGCCATTCAGCCGATCGCGGACCGCAGCTTCGACGCGGCAGCCGCCCCGCGCCGCGGCCGGCCGGGGGGAGCGGGCCGGCCAGCCCCCGGGGGCGCTCGCCGCGAACCGCAGACGGCGACCGTCACGCTGCAATCGGCCGAAGGCGTCCGAACCCAGATCCGGGAGCGGGCCGACAACATCATCTGGGCCTTGA